A stretch of the Clavibacter sp. B3I6 genome encodes the following:
- a CDS encoding SGNH/GDSL hydrolase family protein, with protein sequence MDAPTARPVRAPRRRVPGTPHRLRSLGLAAAVTALALLATGCTGSAPVVAPTAPAPLRVVSLGDSYSTGTGPAEPVPGDPGVCGRTVAASVRMAAAAVGAGLVDAACDGATTADLAAPRERGGQTVPAQLDALADGADVVLVRLGGNDLGFPALVGGCLARDPAGPVAAGPATCVDALAPAGGIDSVRARIDGEVATRLAEAFDRIRAAAPGARIVALGYLTVLGDPDALPPEGCLRATASSPVNGQVLLTDRDAAWLAGVQRALDEAIARAAADAGARFVDQATPTAAHGSCVGDAGDPYVAGLGGSAGSVPLHPNAAGLAWEAGAIADVLREEAAALGR encoded by the coding sequence ATGGATGCCCCGACCGCCCGACCCGTCCGGGCGCCGCGCCGCCGTGTCCCGGGCACGCCGCACCGACTCCGGTCGCTCGGGCTCGCCGCCGCGGTGACGGCCCTGGCGCTCCTCGCCACCGGGTGCACCGGGTCCGCGCCCGTCGTCGCCCCGACGGCCCCCGCGCCGCTGCGCGTCGTGTCGCTCGGCGACTCGTACTCCACCGGCACCGGGCCGGCCGAGCCCGTGCCCGGCGACCCCGGCGTCTGCGGCCGGACGGTCGCCGCGTCCGTCCGCATGGCCGCGGCCGCGGTCGGGGCGGGCCTCGTCGACGCGGCCTGCGATGGCGCCACGACCGCCGACCTCGCCGCCCCGCGGGAGCGCGGCGGGCAGACCGTCCCCGCGCAGCTGGACGCCCTGGCCGACGGCGCCGACGTCGTCCTGGTGCGCCTCGGCGGCAACGACCTCGGGTTCCCGGCGCTCGTGGGCGGGTGCCTCGCGCGGGATCCGGCCGGCCCCGTCGCCGCCGGCCCCGCGACGTGCGTCGACGCGCTCGCGCCCGCCGGCGGGATCGACTCCGTCCGCGCCCGCATCGACGGCGAGGTCGCGACGCGCCTGGCGGAGGCGTTCGACCGGATCCGCGCCGCCGCCCCCGGGGCCCGCATCGTGGCGCTGGGCTACCTCACCGTGCTCGGCGATCCCGACGCGCTGCCGCCCGAGGGGTGCCTCCGCGCCACCGCGTCCTCGCCCGTGAACGGGCAGGTGCTCCTGACCGACCGGGACGCGGCCTGGCTCGCGGGCGTGCAGCGCGCGCTCGACGAGGCGATCGCCCGCGCGGCGGCGGACGCGGGCGCGCGGTTCGTCGACCAGGCGACCCCCACCGCCGCGCACGGCTCCTGCGTCGGCGACGCGGGGGATCCGTACGTCGCGGGCCTCGGCGGCAGCGCCGGTTCCGTGCCGCTGCACCCCAACGCGGCGGGACTCGCGTGGGAGGCGGGCGCGATCGCGGACGTGCTCCGCGAGGAGGCCGCGGCGCTCGGGCGCTGA
- the rsfS gene encoding ribosome silencing factor, which yields MTASPRALDLLKVAASAADSKQAIDLVALDVSGPLPLTDVFLIASARNERNAQAVADEIEDKMIEAGAKPLRREGKSEGRWILLDFGDVVAHVFTEEDRMYYSLERLWKDCPVVALEIEPTPSAS from the coding sequence GTGACCGCTTCTCCCCGCGCCCTCGACCTGCTCAAGGTCGCCGCCTCCGCCGCCGACTCCAAGCAGGCCATCGACCTGGTCGCGCTCGACGTCTCCGGGCCCCTGCCCCTCACCGACGTCTTCCTCATCGCCTCGGCCCGCAACGAGCGCAACGCGCAGGCGGTGGCCGACGAGATCGAGGACAAGATGATCGAGGCGGGCGCCAAGCCGCTGCGCCGCGAGGGGAAGAGCGAGGGCCGCTGGATCCTCCTCGACTTCGGCGACGTCGTCGCCCACGTCTTCACCGAGGAGGACCGCATGTACTACTCGCTGGAGCGCCTCTGGAAGGACTGCCCCGTCGTCGCCCTCGAGATCGAGCCGACGCCCTCCGCTTCCTGA
- a CDS encoding fructose-specific PTS transporter subunit EIIC has translation MPSLITNRLVLLDADLGADREHAVRTLAARVVAEGRATDADALFADAWARESQTGTGMGGGLAIPHCRSAAVTEATLVMARPRPAVDFGAPDGPADLVFFIAAPDGADQEHLVLLSRLARSLIKPEFVDALRAAATEDQVVSLVEGALEDEPASSTGAPAATSAAASEPAAVAAPAPTADAPVLVAVTACPTGIAHTYMAADSLVAAAKRAGVELHVETQGSSSVTPVDPAIIARATAVIFAVDVDVRDRARFAGKPVIQAPVKRGIDQPDQMVAEAVAAAKDPNAPRVPGAGAASGGSEQASPQASQGVGARLKRWLLTGVSYMIPFVAGGGLLIALGFLLGGYRITETASDVVLQNSLADLPDGGLLQYLGAVAFVIGGASMAFLVPALAGYIAYAIADRPGIAPGFVAGSVSVIMGAGFLGGLVGGLLAGGIAYAIGRIDVPRWLRGLMPVVIIPLLASIVASGLMVMVLGGPIAALTRGLNDFLSGLSGASAILLGVILGVMMCIDLGGPINKVAYSFAVAGLGAGAIDNQAPWAIMAAVMAAGMVPPLALALASTVIDRRLFSPAERENGKAAWLLGAAFISEGAIPFAAVDPLRVIPASVVGGAVTGAMVMGLGVVSQAPHGGVFVLFAMNGTFLGFLASVAVGTVISAFLVVLLKRVTAKRPEAVAEAAAADQGVPVTA, from the coding sequence ATGCCATCGCTCATCACGAACCGCCTCGTGCTCCTCGACGCCGACCTCGGCGCCGACCGCGAGCACGCCGTCCGCACGCTGGCCGCGCGCGTCGTCGCCGAGGGCCGCGCCACCGACGCCGACGCCCTCTTCGCCGACGCGTGGGCGCGCGAGTCGCAGACCGGCACCGGCATGGGCGGCGGGCTCGCGATCCCGCACTGCCGCTCCGCCGCGGTGACGGAGGCCACGCTCGTCATGGCCCGACCGCGGCCCGCCGTGGACTTCGGCGCGCCGGACGGCCCCGCCGACCTCGTCTTCTTCATCGCCGCGCCCGACGGCGCCGACCAGGAGCACCTCGTGCTGCTGTCGCGGCTCGCCCGGTCGCTCATCAAGCCGGAGTTCGTCGACGCGCTCCGCGCGGCCGCGACCGAGGACCAGGTCGTCTCCCTCGTGGAGGGCGCGCTCGAGGACGAGCCGGCCTCCTCGACGGGGGCGCCGGCCGCGACGTCCGCCGCCGCATCCGAGCCCGCCGCCGTCGCGGCCCCGGCCCCGACAGCAGACGCGCCCGTGCTGGTCGCCGTCACCGCCTGCCCCACCGGCATCGCGCACACGTACATGGCCGCCGACTCCCTCGTCGCCGCCGCGAAGCGCGCGGGCGTCGAGCTGCACGTCGAGACGCAGGGGTCCTCCTCCGTCACGCCCGTGGACCCCGCGATCATCGCGCGCGCCACGGCCGTGATCTTCGCGGTCGACGTCGACGTGCGCGACCGCGCGCGCTTCGCGGGCAAGCCCGTCATCCAGGCGCCCGTCAAGCGCGGCATCGACCAGCCCGACCAGATGGTGGCCGAGGCCGTCGCCGCCGCGAAGGACCCGAACGCGCCGCGCGTGCCGGGCGCGGGCGCCGCGTCCGGCGGATCCGAGCAGGCCTCGCCGCAGGCGTCGCAGGGCGTGGGCGCCCGCCTCAAGCGCTGGCTGCTCACGGGCGTCAGCTACATGATCCCGTTCGTGGCGGGCGGCGGGCTCCTCATCGCGCTCGGCTTCCTGCTCGGCGGGTACCGGATCACCGAGACCGCATCGGACGTGGTCCTGCAGAACTCGCTCGCGGACCTCCCCGACGGCGGGCTGCTGCAGTACCTCGGCGCGGTCGCCTTCGTCATCGGCGGCGCGTCCATGGCGTTCCTCGTGCCGGCCCTCGCCGGGTACATCGCCTACGCCATCGCCGACCGGCCGGGCATCGCCCCCGGGTTCGTCGCCGGATCCGTGTCCGTCATCATGGGCGCCGGCTTCCTCGGCGGCCTGGTGGGCGGCCTCCTCGCGGGCGGCATCGCCTACGCGATCGGCCGCATCGACGTGCCGCGCTGGCTGCGGGGCCTCATGCCCGTCGTGATCATCCCGCTCCTCGCGTCCATCGTCGCCTCCGGCCTCATGGTCATGGTGCTCGGCGGGCCCATCGCGGCCCTCACGCGCGGCCTCAACGACTTCCTGTCCGGCCTCTCCGGGGCGTCCGCGATCCTGCTCGGCGTGATCCTCGGCGTCATGATGTGCATCGACCTCGGCGGCCCCATCAACAAGGTCGCGTACTCGTTCGCGGTCGCGGGCCTCGGCGCCGGCGCGATCGACAACCAGGCCCCGTGGGCGATCATGGCCGCGGTCATGGCCGCCGGCATGGTCCCGCCGCTGGCCCTCGCGCTCGCCTCCACCGTGATCGACCGCCGCCTCTTCAGCCCGGCCGAGCGCGAGAACGGCAAGGCCGCGTGGCTGCTCGGCGCCGCGTTCATCTCCGAGGGCGCGATCCCGTTCGCCGCGGTCGACCCGCTGCGCGTCATCCCCGCGAGCGTCGTGGGCGGCGCGGTCACGGGCGCCATGGTCATGGGCCTCGGCGTCGTCTCGCAGGCCCCGCACGGCGGCGTGTTCGTGCTCTTCGCGATGAACGGGACGTTCCTCGGCTTCCTCGCCTCGGTCGCCGTCGGCACCGTGATCTCGGCCTTCCTCGTCGTGCTCCTCAAGCGCGTCACGGCGAAGCGCCCGGAGGCCGTCGCCGAGGCCGCGGCCGCCGACCAGGGCGTCCCCGTCACGGCCTGA
- the proB gene encoding glutamate 5-kinase codes for MGTTSRAGIASARRIVVKVGSSSISGENAGQIAPLVDAIAAAHARGAEVVLVSSGAIATGMPFLRLDDRPADLATQQAAAAVGQSVLVFRYQESLDRYGIVAGQVLLTAGDLAAPDHRENAQRAMERLLGLRLLPIVNENDTVATHEIRFGDNDRLAALVARLVDADLLLLLSDVDALYTRPPQEPGARRIEHVDFGDELEGVEIGSTGTGVGTGGAVTKVAAARLAAEVGTGVLLTSTAQVAEALAGAHVGTWFAPRA; via the coding sequence GTGGGCACGACCTCCCGCGCGGGCATCGCGTCCGCGCGGCGCATCGTCGTGAAGGTCGGCTCGTCCTCCATCAGCGGCGAGAACGCCGGCCAGATCGCGCCCCTCGTGGACGCGATCGCTGCCGCCCACGCGCGCGGCGCGGAGGTCGTGCTCGTCTCGTCCGGCGCCATCGCGACGGGAATGCCCTTCCTCCGCCTCGACGACCGCCCCGCCGACCTGGCCACGCAGCAGGCCGCCGCCGCGGTCGGCCAGAGCGTGCTCGTCTTCCGGTACCAGGAGAGCCTGGACCGCTACGGCATCGTCGCGGGGCAGGTGCTCCTCACCGCCGGCGACCTGGCCGCGCCCGACCATCGGGAGAACGCGCAGCGCGCCATGGAGCGCCTGCTGGGCCTGCGGCTCCTGCCCATCGTCAACGAGAACGACACCGTGGCGACCCACGAGATCCGCTTCGGCGACAACGACCGGCTCGCGGCGCTCGTCGCCCGGCTCGTCGACGCCGACCTGCTGCTGCTGCTCTCCGACGTGGACGCGCTCTACACGCGGCCTCCCCAGGAGCCCGGCGCGCGGCGCATCGAGCACGTCGACTTCGGCGACGAGCTCGAGGGCGTCGAGATCGGCAGCACCGGCACGGGCGTCGGCACCGGGGGAGCCGTGACCAAGGTCGCCGCCGCGCGCCTGGCCGCCGAGGTGGGCACGGGCGTCCTGCTCACGTCCACCGCGCAGGTGGCCGAGGCCCTCGCCGGCGCGCACGTCGGCACCTGGTTCGCGCCCCGCGCCTGA
- a CDS encoding DeoR/GlpR family DNA-binding transcription regulator, giving the protein MYAEERQDRVVALLERTGRVAVVALARDFDVTTETVRRDLAQLETRGVLRRVHGGAVRANRSTRAEESLDARGARNTDAKARIADAAMRLIPTGFQGSVALDAGTTTGLLAERIAAWAPDVAGRTLVVVTHSMVVAQTVSRNPAVEVQLLGGRLRGITSAAVGPATLGQLSRLRPDIAFIGANGIHAEFGLSTPDEEEAAVKTALTRGSRRAVALVDASKAGEEALVGFAALDDLDTLVTDEAPDGPLADALAAAEVEVMVA; this is encoded by the coding sequence ATGTACGCCGAGGAACGCCAGGACAGGGTGGTCGCCCTCCTCGAGCGCACCGGCCGGGTCGCGGTCGTCGCCCTCGCCCGCGACTTCGACGTCACGACCGAGACCGTCCGCCGCGACCTCGCCCAGCTGGAGACGCGCGGCGTCCTGCGCCGGGTGCACGGCGGCGCGGTCCGCGCGAACCGCTCGACGCGCGCCGAGGAGAGCCTCGACGCCCGCGGCGCGCGCAACACCGACGCCAAGGCGCGCATCGCCGACGCCGCCATGAGGCTCATCCCCACGGGCTTCCAGGGATCCGTCGCCCTCGACGCCGGCACGACCACCGGGCTCCTCGCCGAGCGCATCGCCGCCTGGGCCCCCGACGTCGCCGGTCGCACCCTCGTCGTCGTCACCCACTCGATGGTCGTGGCCCAGACCGTCAGCCGGAACCCCGCCGTGGAGGTGCAGCTGCTGGGCGGCCGCCTCCGCGGGATCACGAGCGCCGCGGTCGGGCCCGCCACGCTCGGACAGCTGTCGCGCCTGCGGCCGGACATCGCCTTCATCGGCGCGAACGGCATCCACGCGGAGTTCGGCCTGAGCACGCCCGACGAGGAGGAGGCGGCCGTGAAGACCGCGTTGACCCGAGGATCCCGCCGAGCCGTCGCGCTCGTCGACGCGTCGAAGGCGGGGGAGGAGGCGCTCGTCGGCTTCGCCGCCCTCGACGACCTCGACACGCTCGTGACCGACGAGGCGCCGGACGGCCCGCTGGCCGACGCGCTGGCCGCCGCCGAGGTGGAGGTGATGGTCGCGTGA
- a CDS encoding 1-phosphofructokinase family hexose kinase — protein sequence MILTLTANPSLDRTIDLGAALARGAVQRARGVAEQPGGKGVNVSRALIASGLDTLALLPGRLDDPMLVALSAERIPHDPLAIAGRVRQNVTLTEPDGTTTKVNEPGPVLTSAEADALVALVIRHARAARWLVLAGSLPPGLDDDFHARVVQAVRAELGDAAPRIAVDSSGAPMAALVASGAVVDLVKPNAEELAELVGLDDPDALEADPRLAHDASRSLVSRGCRAVLATLGARGAVLTTADGGWLATMPPIVPVSTVGAGDSSLAGYLLADHRGAGPEGRLAQAVAHGSAAASLPGSTMPSPDQTRPDSVTVQPLLPIAADR from the coding sequence GTGATCCTCACCCTCACCGCCAACCCGAGCCTCGACCGCACCATCGACCTCGGCGCCGCCCTCGCGCGCGGCGCCGTGCAGCGCGCCCGCGGCGTGGCCGAGCAGCCGGGCGGCAAGGGCGTCAACGTCTCCCGCGCGCTCATCGCGTCGGGTCTCGACACCCTCGCGCTCCTGCCCGGTCGGCTCGACGACCCGATGCTCGTGGCGCTCTCCGCCGAGCGGATCCCGCACGACCCGCTCGCCATCGCCGGGCGCGTGCGGCAGAACGTCACCCTCACGGAGCCGGACGGCACGACGACGAAGGTCAACGAGCCGGGCCCCGTGCTCACGTCCGCCGAGGCCGACGCCCTGGTCGCGCTCGTCATCCGGCACGCGCGCGCCGCCCGCTGGCTCGTGCTCGCCGGATCCCTCCCGCCCGGCCTCGACGACGACTTCCACGCCCGCGTCGTGCAGGCCGTGCGCGCCGAGCTCGGCGACGCCGCCCCGCGGATCGCCGTCGACTCGTCGGGCGCGCCCATGGCCGCGCTCGTCGCGTCGGGTGCCGTCGTCGACCTCGTGAAGCCGAACGCCGAGGAGCTCGCCGAGCTCGTCGGCCTCGACGACCCCGATGCGCTCGAGGCCGACCCGCGCCTCGCCCACGACGCGTCCCGGTCCCTCGTCTCCCGCGGCTGCCGGGCGGTCCTCGCGACCCTCGGCGCGCGGGGTGCCGTCCTCACCACGGCCGACGGCGGGTGGCTCGCCACCATGCCGCCGATCGTGCCGGTGAGCACCGTGGGCGCGGGCGACTCCTCGCTCGCGGGCTACCTGCTCGCCGACCACCGCGGAGCCGGACCCGAGGGGCGGCTGGCGCAGGCCGTCGCCCACGGATCCGCCGCCGCGAGCCTCCCCGGCAGCACCATGCCGTCCCCCGACCAGACACGGCCGGACAGCGTCACCGTCCAGCCGCTCCTCCCGATCGCCGCCGATCGCTGA
- a CDS encoding glutamate-5-semialdehyde dehydrogenase has translation MPTIASDAPDVVLATAPSDLPDADLPDAALEALLHGARAAATLLAASTAGQRDAALDGIAAAVLAARDRIVAANAEDLDRGRASGLAAGLLDRLTLDARRVASLADAVAGIRGLDDPLGHVVRGRTLPNGLLLSQVRVPFGVVGAIYEARPNVTVDIAALALKSGNAVVLRGGSAALRTNAVLVEVMRGALERAGLPADAVQTVDAHGRAGAARLMRARGLVDVLVPRGSADLIRTVVEESTVPVIETGAGVVHVYLDATADARMAVDIAVDAKVSRPSVCNAMETLLVHRDAAPRILPAVLDALRDRGVTVHGDDAVRALWPAAVPADDEDWAAEYLSLDVAVRVVESVEDAVAHIARWSTHHTESIVTSDLAVAERFLAAVDSAVVMVNASTRFTDGSEFGFGAEVGISTQKLHARGPMGLQELTSTKWIVRGSGQVRG, from the coding sequence ATGCCCACGATCGCCTCCGACGCGCCCGACGTCGTCCTCGCCACCGCTCCGTCCGACCTGCCGGATGCCGACCTGCCGGACGCCGCCCTCGAGGCGCTCCTCCACGGCGCCCGCGCCGCCGCCACGCTGCTCGCCGCGAGCACCGCCGGGCAGCGCGACGCCGCACTCGACGGCATCGCCGCCGCCGTCCTCGCCGCGCGCGACCGCATCGTCGCCGCGAACGCCGAGGACCTCGACCGCGGACGCGCCTCCGGCCTCGCCGCCGGGCTCCTCGACCGGCTGACCCTCGACGCCCGCCGGGTGGCGTCCCTCGCCGACGCGGTGGCGGGGATCCGCGGCCTCGACGACCCGCTGGGCCACGTCGTCCGCGGCCGGACCCTGCCGAACGGGCTGCTCCTCTCGCAGGTGCGCGTGCCCTTCGGCGTCGTCGGCGCCATCTACGAGGCCCGGCCCAACGTCACGGTGGACATCGCCGCGCTCGCGCTGAAGAGCGGCAACGCCGTGGTGCTGCGCGGAGGGTCCGCCGCCCTCCGCACGAACGCCGTGCTCGTCGAGGTGATGCGCGGCGCCCTCGAGCGCGCCGGGCTCCCCGCCGACGCCGTGCAGACCGTCGACGCCCACGGCCGCGCCGGCGCCGCCCGGCTCATGCGGGCGCGCGGACTCGTCGACGTGCTCGTGCCCCGCGGGTCCGCCGACCTCATCCGCACCGTGGTGGAGGAGTCGACCGTCCCGGTGATCGAGACCGGCGCGGGCGTCGTGCACGTCTACCTCGACGCCACAGCGGACGCGCGCATGGCCGTCGACATCGCGGTCGACGCCAAGGTCAGCCGCCCGAGCGTGTGCAACGCCATGGAGACGCTGCTCGTGCACCGCGACGCGGCCCCCCGGATCCTCCCCGCCGTCCTCGACGCGCTCCGCGACCGCGGGGTCACGGTGCACGGCGACGACGCGGTCCGCGCGCTCTGGCCGGCCGCCGTGCCCGCCGACGACGAGGACTGGGCCGCCGAGTACCTGTCCCTCGACGTCGCCGTCCGGGTCGTCGAGTCCGTGGAGGACGCGGTCGCGCACATCGCCCGCTGGTCCACGCACCACACCGAGTCGATCGTCACGTCCGACCTGGCGGTCGCCGAGCGCTTCCTCGCCGCCGTCGACTCCGCGGTCGTCATGGTCAACGCGTCCACCCGGTTCACCGACGGATCCGAGTTCGGCTTCGGCGCCGAGGTCGGCATCTCCACGCAGAAGCTGCACGCGCGTGGGCCGATGGGGCTGCAGGAGCTGACGAGCACGAAGTGGATCGTGCGGGGGAGCGGGCAGGTCCGGGGCTGA
- a CDS encoding Vms1/Ankzf1 family peptidyl-tRNA hydrolase — MTDPTPDRPSWAELLRRPGPWVQVHLDDSVDTADPPQVLETRRKSVVDRLARDGASEEDLALVSSALAHEPAPGGPRTRVILVESGELVVDESIPGIPTEPEEAGVVPVPDLVPLLEREPERIVYVVVETSRDGGEVRVVRAGADEVIAERAVEGRTDTLHAVKTGGWRQDHLQHHAEEIWRQTQGELAERIDDVVRRHRPRLLVVAGDIRARQLLEGELGPESRAILAVEPTNTRADGADPTALEERIRTELQRILAEGERDVLDRLAQHDGRGDGWAETRVGAVVRALASAQVDTLVLDADALRDERLLALSDAPWIATAPEDALGAEVLGRVPAHVALTRAALLTDARVVLTDSTSAPDGEDAIGLPGGGAVAALLRWPEGPAIPGTGAVA; from the coding sequence ATGACCGACCCCACCCCCGACCGGCCCTCCTGGGCGGAGCTGCTGCGGCGCCCCGGCCCCTGGGTCCAGGTGCACCTCGACGACTCCGTCGACACCGCCGACCCGCCCCAGGTGCTCGAGACCCGGCGGAAGAGCGTCGTCGACCGGCTCGCCCGGGACGGCGCGTCCGAGGAGGACCTGGCCCTGGTGTCCTCGGCGCTGGCCCACGAGCCGGCGCCCGGCGGCCCGCGCACGCGGGTGATCCTCGTCGAGTCCGGCGAGCTGGTCGTCGACGAGTCGATCCCGGGCATCCCGACCGAGCCCGAGGAGGCGGGCGTGGTCCCCGTCCCCGACCTCGTGCCGCTCCTCGAGCGGGAGCCCGAGCGCATCGTCTACGTCGTCGTGGAGACCAGCCGCGACGGCGGCGAGGTCCGGGTCGTGCGGGCCGGCGCCGACGAGGTGATCGCCGAGCGCGCCGTGGAGGGCCGCACCGACACGCTGCACGCCGTGAAGACGGGCGGCTGGCGGCAGGACCACCTGCAGCACCACGCCGAGGAGATCTGGCGGCAGACGCAGGGCGAGCTCGCGGAGCGGATCGACGACGTCGTCCGCCGCCACCGGCCCAGGCTCCTGGTGGTCGCGGGCGACATCCGGGCGCGCCAGCTCCTCGAGGGCGAGCTCGGCCCGGAGTCCCGCGCGATCCTCGCCGTCGAGCCCACCAACACCCGCGCGGACGGCGCCGACCCCACGGCGCTCGAGGAGCGGATCCGCACGGAGCTGCAGCGGATCCTCGCGGAGGGCGAGCGCGACGTCCTCGACCGCCTGGCGCAGCACGACGGTCGCGGGGACGGCTGGGCGGAGACGCGCGTCGGCGCCGTGGTCCGGGCGCTCGCGAGCGCGCAGGTCGACACGCTGGTGCTCGACGCCGACGCCCTGCGGGACGAGCGGCTCCTCGCGCTCTCCGACGCGCCGTGGATCGCGACCGCCCCCGAGGACGCGCTCGGCGCGGAGGTGCTCGGGCGCGTGCCGGCGCACGTCGCGCTCACCCGGGCCGCCCTGCTCACCGACGCGCGCGTCGTCCTCACCGACTCCACGAGCGCGCCGGACGGCGAGGACGCGATCGGGCTGCCCGGCGGCGGTGCCGTCGCCGCCCTGCTGCGCTGGCCCGAGGGACCCGCGATCCCGGGCACCGGGGCCGTCGCGTGA
- a CDS encoding HPr family phosphocarrier protein yields MTERTATIGSRVGLHARPASLFIEAVRRTGLPVRISRPGGTPLDATSILSLMSLGAANGDRVVLTAEGDGADAALDELQALLESDLDAVQ; encoded by the coding sequence ATGACCGAGCGCACCGCCACCATCGGCAGCCGCGTGGGCCTGCACGCCCGACCCGCCTCCCTCTTCATCGAGGCGGTGCGCCGCACGGGCCTGCCCGTGCGGATCAGCAGGCCGGGCGGCACGCCCCTCGACGCGACGAGCATCCTGTCGCTCATGAGCCTCGGCGCCGCGAACGGCGACCGGGTCGTCCTCACGGCGGAGGGCGACGGCGCGGACGCCGCGCTCGACGAGCTGCAGGCGCTCCTCGAGTCGGACCTCGACGCCGTCCAGTAG
- the nadD gene encoding nicotinate-nucleotide adenylyltransferase, translated as MTTPATPRLRIGVMGGTFDPIHNGHLVAASEVQQHLQLDEVIFVPTGQPWQKQTVTDGEHRYLMTVIATAANPRFTVSRVDIDRGGTTYTIDTLRDIRRMHPDAELFFITGADAIQQILGWKDVSELWDLAHFVAVTRPGHDLTESGLPHADVRLLEVPALAISSTDCRSRVGRGFPVWYLVPDGVVQYISKHHLYRSPQ; from the coding sequence ATGACGACCCCCGCGACCCCGCGCCTCCGCATCGGGGTCATGGGCGGCACGTTCGACCCCATCCACAACGGCCACCTGGTCGCGGCGAGCGAGGTCCAGCAGCACCTCCAGCTGGACGAGGTGATCTTCGTCCCCACCGGGCAGCCGTGGCAGAAGCAGACGGTGACCGACGGCGAGCACCGGTACCTGATGACCGTGATCGCGACGGCGGCGAACCCGCGCTTCACCGTCAGCCGCGTGGACATCGACCGAGGCGGCACCACCTACACGATCGACACGCTCCGCGACATCCGGCGCATGCACCCGGACGCGGAGCTGTTCTTCATCACGGGCGCGGACGCGATCCAGCAGATCCTCGGCTGGAAGGACGTCTCGGAGCTCTGGGACCTGGCGCACTTCGTCGCGGTGACCCGTCCCGGTCACGACCTCACCGAGAGCGGCCTCCCGCACGCCGACGTAAGATTGCTGGAGGTCCCGGCGTTGGCGATCTCCTCGACCGACTGCCGGAGCCGAGTCGGACGGGGCTTCCCCGTGTGGTACCTCGTCCCCGACGGAGTCGTCCAGTACATCTCCAAGCACCACCTGTATCGGAGCCCGCAATGA